The Aspergillus chevalieri M1 DNA, chromosome 5, nearly complete sequence genome includes a region encoding these proteins:
- a CDS encoding amidase (COG:J;~EggNog:ENOG410PGMB;~InterPro:IPR023631,IPR036928;~PFAM:PF01425;~SMCOG1105:amidase;~antiSMASH:Cluster_5.4), which translates to MEPHRLTATQALHKIRGNELTVEDYAKSLLKRIERRDSIVKAWAYLDPVQVLNEARRLDRIPVNRRGPLHGLPVGVKDVIYTKDMPTQHNSPLYEGSAPQVDAASVLILRNAGALIFGKTTTTEFSSTTEGPKSRNPHDQSRTPGGSSSGSSAAVADFQVPVSLGTQTGGSTIRPGSFNGIWALKPTWNTISREGQKICSLNFDTLGLFARSVEDLALLADVFGLEDDEAPLKQFVLKGAKFAVCRTPIWESAGLGTRAALEKAVALLKIHGAQVDDIDLGPDFKDLPQWHATVQSTDGRVSFLPEYRRPKGKDNLGPSVVEQVENTGRYTHADQLRALDGIAALRPKIDAIAGRYSAILTPSVVDEAPLGFHTGSYVFNNIWTALHVPVINIPGFQGKQGLPIGLSLIAPRYHDQQLLKVAGEVGRIFESEGGWKSKL; encoded by the exons ATGGAACCTCACAGGCTGACCGCAACGCAAGCATTGCACAAGATCCGGGGAAATGAGCTCACAGTCGAGGACTACGCCAAGTCGCTGCTGAAGCGCATCGAAAGACGAGACTCCATCGTCAAGGCATGGGCTTATCTGGACCCAGTGCAGGTGTTGAATGAAGCTAGGAGGCTGGATCGGATTCCAGTGAACCGCCGAGGACCTCTACATGGCCTTCCTGTTGGTGTTAAGGATGTTATCTACACCAAgg ACATGCCAACGCAGCACAATTCGCCTCTCTATGAAGGAAGTGCACCACAGGTAGACGCTGCGTCTGTCCTTATCCTACGCAACGCAGGCGCTTTGATATTTGGCAAGACAACAACAACTGAATTCTCCTCAACAACAGAAGGTCCCAAATCCCGCAATCCCCACGACCAATCACGCACCCCAGGGGGCTCATCTTCCGGCTCAAGTGCAGCCGTTGCAGATTTCCAGGTCCCCGTGAGTCTGGGCACTCAAACTGGCGGCAGCACAATTCGGCCCGGCTCGTTCAATGGTATTTGGGCGCTGAAACCAACGTGGAATACGATTAGTCGCGAGGGGCAAAAGATATGCTCGTTAAACTTTGATACACTGGGACTGTTTGCTCGTAGTGTTGAGGACCTTGCGTTACTCGCAGATGTTTTTGGACTCGAGGATGACGAAGCGCCACTAAAGCAGTTTGTGCTGAAGGGAGCGAAGTTCGCAGTCTGCAGAACCCCAATTTGGGAAAGTGCAGGCCTGGGCACAAGAGCTGCACTGGAGAAGGCTGTGGCGTTATTGAAAATCCACGGAGCCCAAGTTGACGATATTGACCTTGGACCGGACTTCAAAGATCTCCCACAATGGCATGCTACCGTACAGTCCACCGATGGTCGCGTGTCTTTCCTACCAGAGTACCGGCGGCCAAAGGGCAAAGACAACCTTGGTCCGTCTGTCGTGGAGCAAGTCGAAAACACAGGAAGATATACTCATGCAGATCAACTACGTGCATTAGACGGTATTGCCGCTCTGCGTCCGAAAATCGACGCTATTGCTGGTCGCTATTCAGCGATACTCACTCCGAGTGTTGTCGATGAAGCGCCCCTTGGATTTCATACGGGAAGCTACGTTTTTAATAATATCTGGACT GCACTGCATGTCCCGGTTATCAACATTCCAGGGTTTCAAGGTAAGCAGGGGTTGCCGATTGGGTTGTCGTTGATTGCGCCAAGGTACCACGACCAGCAGCTTCTTAAAGTTGCTGGGGAAGTGGGTAGGATATTTGAGTCTGAAGGTGGATGGAAGTCGAAGCTTTGA
- the pksP gene encoding polyketide synthase alb1 (COG:I;~EggNog:ENOG410PG86;~InterPro:IPR016036,IPR032088,IPR016035,IPR030918, IPR016039,IPR018201,IPR042104,IPR014030,IPR014031, IPR001227,IPR029058,IPR006162,IPR014043,IPR020806, IPR020807,IPR001031,IPR020841,IPR009081,IPR036736;~PFAM:PF00550,PF02801,PF00698,PF14765,PF00109, PF16073;~SMCOG1022:Beta-ketoacyl synthase;~antiSMASH:Cluster_5.4;~go_function: GO:0004315 - 3-oxoacyl-[acyl-carrier-protein] synthase activity [Evidence IEA];~go_function: GO:0016740 - transferase activity [Evidence IEA];~go_function: GO:0016746 - transferase activity, transferring acyl groups [Evidence IEA];~go_function: GO:0016788 - hydrolase activity, acting on ester bonds [Evidence IEA];~go_function: GO:0031177 - phosphopantetheine binding [Evidence IEA];~go_process: GO:0006633 - fatty acid biosynthetic process [Evidence IEA];~go_process: GO:0009058 - biosynthetic process [Evidence IEA]): MEGLRRVYLFGDQTGDFDAGLRRLLHVKNNSLVTAFFQKCFYALRQQITRLPPSQRQIFPRFTSIIDLLARYRESGVNPALESALTCIYELGCFISYYGDLGHAYPSGSDSAIIGLCTGLLPSTAVSCSKTVGELIPVAVETVVLALRLGLCVHSVRKLVDRGTSSSSSWSALVSGISEGEALDKIREFSSQKAIPPSSQPYVSAVSTNGVTISAPPSTLDQLIQTSLSKDHKPVRAPIHGPYHAAHLYDKRDVERVLESWPKDTFSSYVPQIPVLSSNTGSSIEAETIDALLRASVDEILLRQLCWDKVTGSCVSRLKGTACSICTLVPISSSAIQSLHTTLKKAGITNLDVNSALGDIPNEPNGLSTTGRSEHSKIAIIGYSGRFPEATDPEKFWDLLYKGLDVHREVPADRWDIKTHVDPTGKTRNTSKIPYGCWINEPGLFDSRFFNMSPREALQADPAQRIALLTAYEALEMAGFVPDSTPSTQKNRVGIFYGMTSDDYREINSGQDIDTYFIPGGNRAFTPGRINYFFKFSGPSVSVDTACSSSLAAIHMACNSIWRNDCDSALAGGVNVLTNPDNHAGLDRGHFLSTTGNCNTFDDSADGYCRADGVGTVILKRLEDAQADNDPIMGIINGAYTNHSAESVSITRPHSGAQAFIFDKLLNECNVDSKDVSYIEMHGTGTQAGDAVEMQSVLETFAPDYRRGPTQSLHLGSAKANIGHGESASGVTALIKVLLMMQKNQIPPHCGIKTKINHNFPTDLQQRNVHIAFQPTPWNRPQSGKRMTFVNNFSAAGGNTALLLEDGPEAIQRDVQDPRDVHMVTVSARSQSALRNNINALVKYIENSASSFEVNEPNLLANLSYTTTARRFHHSFRVAATGSSLKELSENLAATAHPESFTPVPANAPNAGFVFTGQGAQYTGMGKQLYESCAEFRIAIQHFDHIAQSQGLPSVLPLVDGSVPVEELSPIVVQLGTTCVQMALADHWISLGVEPAFVIGHSLGDYASLNVAGVLTPSDTIYLCGRRAQLLTEQCKIGTHAMLAVKAPLLQLKEHMDEAVHEVACINGPAETVISGLNDDIDNLAQKLSGATIKSTKLKVPFAFHSSQVEPILAGLEEVAQGVTFNKPSIPFVSALLGEVISESNSDVLGAKYLARHCRETVNFLGALEATRHGKLMNDKTVWVEIGSHTVCSGMVKATLGPQTTTVASLRREENTWKVLAKSLSAVYLAGIDLHWRQYHQAFSSLHQVLRLPAYNWDLKNYWIPYTNNFCLTKGTPASAPVEAAPEFTYLTTAAQKIIESRNDKTTATVVIENSVADPELNRVIQGHKVNGAALCPSSLYADIAQTLGEYLIEKYKPEFKGTGLDVCDVAITKPLIAKTGQELFRVSATANWEGKNVNLQVYSVNSDGKKILEHGTLLVKFFDCSAVQLEWKRQTYLIKRSIERLQESAEEGDAHRMKRGMVYKLFAALVDYDDNFRSIREVILDSEQSEATALVKFQAPPGNFHRNPFWIDSCGHLSGFVMNANDATDSKNQVFVNHGWDSMRCVKKFLPDVTYRTYVRMQPWQNSIWAGDVWIFDDSDEVVAVFGCVRFQALPRKILDTVLPPAGAAKPAASKPAQRAPVDVKKSNAGVEKKARPQSAKPSGPSLTTRALSILASEVGLSESEMSDDMVFGDYGVDSLLSLTVTGRYREELDLDLESSVFIDQPTVKDFKRFVAQMSPADTSEGSPSESDSSSVHGDSSSTEPSSAGSPGLISPENEKVSQVEMNDSLKEIKTILMEEIGVSEDEITPEANLGEMGMDSLLSLTALGRIRETLDLDLPGDFFIEYQTLDDIATVLDLKPKQAPAPVPVSEPIKFPESVQDMTPKASSSTEIQHPPATSILLQGNPKTATSTLFLFPDGSGSATSYATIPGVSPDVCVYGLNCPYMKTPENLKFGLDEITKPYVKEIRRRQPKGPYSFGGWSAGGVCAYDAARYLILEEGEQVDRLLLLDSPFPIGLEKLPPRLYSFFNSIGLFGDGKTPPPKWLLPHFLSFIDSLDAYKAVPLPFTDPSLGKKIPKTFLVWAKDGVCPNEDSPYPPPAEDGSPDPREMTWLLNNRTDLGPNKWDTLVGPENVGGITVIEGANHFTMTQGEAGKELAKFMANAMAN; this comes from the exons ATGGAGGGTCTCCGCCGCGTCTATCTCTTCGGAGACCAGACAGGCGATTTTGATGCCGGTCTACGTCGTCTGTTACATGTTAAGAACAACTCGCTCGTGACGGCATTCTTTCAAAAGTGCTTCTATGCTCTCCGTCAGCAGATCACGAGGCTCCCTCCTTCCCAGCGACAGATCTTCCCGCGGTTTACCAGTATCATCGACTTGCTCGCGCGGTATCGTGAGTCAGGTGTGAACCCAGCTTTGGAAAGCGCCCTAACATGCATCTATGAATTGGGTTGTTTTATTAG CTATTATGGTGATCTCGGCCATGCATACCCTTCGGGTTCCGATTCTGCCATTATCGGCCTGTGCACTGGCCTTCTACCTTCGACTGCTGTGAGCTGCTCGAAGACTGTAGGAGAGTTGATTCCAGTCGCTGTCGAGACCGTAGTGCTCGCTCTGCGGCTTGGGCTCTGTGTTCACTCGGTTCGGAAACTGGTGGACAGAGGGACATCAAGCTCATCAAGCTGGTCAGCATTGGTTTCTGGAATCAGCGAAGGTGAAGCCCTGGATAAGATTCGTGAATTTTCTAGTCAGAAG GCTATCCCTCCTTCTTCGCAGCCCTATGTTAGTGCTGTCTCCACCAATGGGGTTACCATCAGTGCGCCTCCATCGACGCTTGATCAGCTTATTCAAACAAGTTTATCAAAGGACCACAAGCCTGTGAGAGCACCAATTCACGGTCCTTATCATGCGGCACATCTATACGATAAGCGGGATGTGGAGAGAGTGCTTGAGTCCTGGCCAAAGGATACGTTCTCCAGCTACGTACCTCAAATTCCTGTACTTTCGAGCAACACTGGCAGTTCGATTGAAGCAGAGACCATTGACGCGCTTTTGAGAGCATCTGTGGACGAGATCCTTTTGCGACAGCTGTGCTGGGACAAAGTCACCGGATCGTGCGTATCGAGACTGAAGGGTACCGCCTGTTCCATATGCACACTGGTGCCAATTTCGAGCTCTGCGATTCAAAGCCTCCACACGACCCTCAAAAAGGCTGGTATCACAAATCTCGACGTGAACAGCGCTCTTGGGGATATTCCGAACGAACCCAATGGCTTAAGCACTACCGGCAGATCCGAGCATTCCAAGATCGCCATCATCGGTTATTCTGGACGCTTCCCTGAGGCTACGGATCCTGAGAAGTTCTGGGACCTTCTTTACAAGGGCCTCGATGTACACCGGGAAGTGCCTGCAGACCGTTGGGATATCAAAACCCATGTTGACCCGACTGGGAAAACGAGGAACACAAGCAAGATCCCCTACGGATGCTGGATCAATGAGCCCGGTCTTTTTGATTCGCGGTTCTTCAACATGTCTCCTCGTGAAGCCTTGCAGGCGGATCCTGCTCAACGGATTGCATTGCTTACGGCATATGAAGCTCTTGAAATGGCGGGTTTCGTTCCCGACAGCACGCCTTCTACTCAGAAGAATCGAGTCGGTATCTTTTATGGAATGACCAGTGACGACTACCGTGAGATCAACAGTGGTCAGGACATCGACACCTATTTCATTCCGGGGGGCAACCGTGCCTTCACGCCAGGACGGATCAACTACTTCTTCAAATTCAGTGGTCCCAGTGTCAGCGTCGATACTGCCTGCTCCTCCAGTCTTGCCGCTATTCACATGGCCTGCAACTCCATTTGGAGAAATGACTGTGATTCCGCCCTGGCTGGTGGTGTCAATGTCCTGACTAACCCTGACAACCATGCGGGTCTGGACCGTGGTCATTTCCTTTCCACTACCGGAAATTGCAATACTTTCGATGACAGCGCCGATGGGTATTGCAGAGCAGATGGTGTTGGTACTGTCATTCTGAAGAGACTTGAGGATGCGCAAGCGGACAACGACCCAATCATGGGTATCATCAACGGTGCATATACGAACCACTCCGCAGAGTCTGTATCGATTACCCGTCCTCACTCCGGTGCACAGGCATTCATTTTCGACAAGCTGCTCAATGAGTGCAACGTCGACTCCAAGGATGTCAGCTATATTGAGATGCACGGCACTGGCACGCAGGCTGGCGATGCAGTCGAGATGCAATCAGTCCTCGAAACCTTCGCTCCTGATTATCGCCGTGGTCCCACGCAATCGCTTCACCTTGGTTCCGCTAAGGCGAATATTGGGCATGGCGAATCAGCTTCCGGTGTCACTGCGCTGATCAAGGTCCTTCTGATGATGCAGAAGAACCAAATTCCTCCCCATTGCGGTATCAAGACCAAGATCAATCACAACTTCCCTACCGACTTGCAGCAGCGCAACGTGCACATCGCTTTCCAGCCAACTCCTTGGAACAGGCCCCAGTCGGGAAAGCGAATGACCTTTGTCAACAACTTCTCGGCAGCTGGTGGTAATACTGCTCTTCTGTTGGAGGATGGTCCCGAAGCTATTCAGCGCGACGTCCAAGATCCCCGAGATGTTCACATGGTGACTGTCTCGGCAAGGTCTCAGAGTGCCCTCAGGAACAACATAAATGCTCTCGTGAAGTACATCGAGAACTCCGCAAGTTCTTTCGAGGTGAACGAGCCCAACCTGCTCGCAAACCTGTCATACACCACCACCGCTCGTCGTTTCCACCACTCGTTCCGTGTTGCTGCTACTGGGTCATCCTTGAAGGAACTTAGTGAGAACCTGGCTGCTACAGCTCACCCCGAGAGTTTCACCCCAGTTCCCGCGAATGCTCCTAATGCAGGATTTGTTTTCACTGGCCAGGGAGCCCAGTACACTGGCATGGGCAAGCAACTCTACGAGAGCTGCGCAGAATTCCGGATTGCTATCCAGCACTTCGATCATATCGCACAGAGCCAAGGACTTCCATCTGTTCTTCCTCTTGTCGATGGAAGTGTTCCTGTGGAGGAGTTGAGTCCCATTGTCGTTCAACTGGGAACTACTTGCGTGCAGATGGCCCTGGCCGACCACTGGATCTCGCTGGGTGTGGAACCGGCTTTCGTTATCGGACACAGCCTTGGTGACTACGCTTCTCTGAACGTTGCCGGTGTACTGACCCCTAGCGATACGATTTATCTTTGTGGCCGCCGGGCGCAACTCCTTACGGAGCAGTGCAAGATTGGAACACACGCCATGCTTGCTGTCAAGGCTCCCCTCCTCCAGCTCAAGGAACACATGGACGAGGCTGTGCATGAGGTTGCCTGTATCAACGGCCCTGCGGAAACCGTGATCAGTGGTCTGAACGACGACATTGACAACTTGGCCCAGAAGCTCTCGGGTGCAACCATCAAGTCGACTAAGCTGAAGGTGCCGTTCGCCTTCCACTCGTCCCAGGTTGAGCCTATCCTTGCAGGTTTGGAGGAAGTTGCGCAGGGCGTCACTTTCAACAAGCCGTCCATTCCTTTCGTTTCTGCCTTGCTTGGCGAAGTCATCTCGGAATCTAACTCCGATGTCCTTGGAGCCAAGTACCTTGCACGCCACTGCCGCGAGACCGTAAACTTCCTCGGTGCTCTCGAAGCTACCAGACATGGCAAGCTGATGAATGACAAGACCGTCTGGGTTGAGATCGGCTCTCACACTGTCTGCTCGGGAATGGTGAAGGCTACGCTGGGCCCTCAAACGACCACTGTTGCTTCCCTCCGCCGCGAAGAGAACACATGGAAGGTCCTCGCGAAAAGCCTGTCGGCTGTGTACTTGGCTGGTATTGACCTTCACTGGAGACAATATCACCAAGCGTTCAGCTCTCTTCACCAGGTTCTTCGGCTGCCGGCCTACAACTGGGACCTCAAAAACTACTGGATTCCCTACACTAACAACTTCTGTCTCACGAAGGGGACACCTGCCAGTGCTCCTGTTGAGGCTGCGCCTGAGTTTACGTACTTGACAACTGCTGCGCAGAAGATCATTGAGAGTCGAAATGATAAGACGACCGCGACTGTTGTCATTGAAAACAGTGTTGCCGATCCAGAGTTGAACCGTGTTATCCAGGGCCACAAGGTCAACGGAGCTGCTCTTTGCCCTTCG TCTCTCTACGCAGATATTGCCCAGACTCTCGGAGAGTACTTGATCGAGAAGTACAAGCCTGAGTTCAAGGGCACGGGTCTCGATGTTTGCGATGTGGCGATTACCAAGCCTCTCATCGCAAAGACTGGCCAGGAGCTCTTCCGTGTTTCTGCTACCGCAAACTGGGAGGGGAAGAACGTTAATCTGCAGGTGTACTCTGTCAACTCCGACGGCAAGAAGATCCTGGAGCATGGAACCCTCCTCGTCAAGTTCTTTGACTGCAGCGCCGTCCAGCTCGAATGGAAGCGCCAGACCTACTTAATCAAGCGAAGCATTGAACGCCTTCAAGAAAGCGCAGAGGAAGGAGACGCCCACCGCATGAAACGCGGAATGGTCTACAAGCTCTTCGCCGCCCTGGTCGACTACGACGACAACTTCCGATCAATTCGGGAGGTGATCCTCGACAGCGAACAGAGCGAAGCTACTGCACTTGTCAAGTTCCAAGCTCCCCCTGGCAACTTCCATCGCAATCCATTCTGGATTGATAGTTGTGGTCACTTGTCTGGATTCGTGATGAATGCCAATGATGCGACAGACTCGAAGAACCAGGTGTTCGTCAACCACGGATGGGACTCGATGCGTTGTGTGAAGAAGTTCTTGCCGGATGTTACTTATCGCACTTATGTCAGGATGCAGCCCTGGCAGAATAGCATCTGGGCAGGCGATGTCTGGATCTTCGATGACAGTGATGAGGTTGTCGCCGTGTTCGGGTGTGTTAGG TTCCAAGCGTTGCCACGCAAGATCCTCGACACTGTGCTTCCTCCCGCTGGAGCAGCCAAGCCCGCTGCCTCTAAACCCGCCCAGCGCGCACCTGTTGATGTCAAGAAGTCAAACGCTGGTGTCGAGAAAAAGGCCCGTCCACAGTCCGCCAAGCCCTCCGGTCCGAGTCTCACTACTCGCGCACTGAGCATCCTGGCGTCCGAAGTTGGATTGTCGGAGTCTGAGATGTCCGACGATATGGTCTTCGGAGACTATGGAGTGGACTCTCTCCTTTCACTGACAGTCACTGGCAGATACCGTGAAGAGCTTGACCTTGATCTGGAATCCTCTGTATTCATTGACCAGCCCACAGTCAAAGATTTCAAGCGCTTCGTTGCCCAAATGAGCCCTGCTGATACTAGCGAGGGATCGCCCAGTGAATCCGACTCGAGCTCGGTGCACGGTGACTCCTCTTCGACGGAGCCTTCCAGCGCAGGCTCTCCGGGTCTCATTTCTCCCGAGAACGAGAAGGTCTCGCAGGTCGAGATGAACGATAGCCTGAAGGAAATCAAGACTATCCTCATGGAGGAGATTGGCGTTTCGGAAGACGAGATCACACCAGAGGCAAACCTGGGAGAGATGGGTATGGACTCGTTGCTCTCTCTGACGGCCCTTGGTAGGATCCGTGAGACGCTGGACTTGGATCTTCCTGGTGACTTCTTCATCGAGTACCAAACACTCGATGATATTGCCACTGTTCTGGACTTGAAGCCAAAGCAAGCCCCCGCTCCGGTTCCTGTCTCTGAACCGATCAAGTTCCCTGAATCTGTGCAAGATATGACGCCCAAGGCCAGCTCGTCCACTGAAATCCAACACCCTCCCGCGACCTCTATTCTGCTTCAAGGAAACCCGAAGACCGCTACATCGACATTGTTCTTGTTCCCTGATGGCTCTGGCTCCGCGACATCCTACGCCACAATTCCTGGTGTCTCTCCCGACGTCTGCGTCTATGGCCTGAACTGTCCCTACATGAAGACACCCGAAAACCTCAAGTTTGGCCTCGACGAGATCACCAAGCCCTACGTGAAGGAAATCCGCCGCCGCCAGCCGAAAGGCCCCTACAGCTTCGGTGGCTGGTCAGCAGGAGGTGTCTGCGCCTACGACGCCGCACGCTACCTCATTCTCGAGGAAGGCGAGCAAGTAGACCGCCTGCTCCTCCTCGACAGCCCCTTCCCCATCGGTCTTGAGAAGCTGCCGCCACGTCTCTATAGCTTCTTCAACTCGATCGGTCTCTTTGGTGATGGCAAGACACCACCACCTAAGTGGTTGCTTCCtcacttcctctccttcatcgACTCGCTGGATGCGTACAAGGCGGTTCCCCTCCCATTCACTGATCCCTCTCTTGGAAAGAAGATTCCTAAGACATTCCTTGTTTGGGCTAAGGATGGTGTCTGTCCGAACGAGGACAGCCCCTACCCTCCACCAGCGGAGGATGGCAGCCCTGATCCGAGGGAAATGACCTGGTTGCTCAATAACCGCACAGATCTGGGTCCGAATAAGTGGGATACGCTGGTTGGACCGGAGAATGTTGGTGGAATTACTGTTATTGAGGGTGCAAATCATTTCACCATGACCCAGGGTGAGGCAGGGAAGGAGTTGGCGAAGTTTATGGCGAATGCCATGGCAAATTGA